A DNA window from Bradyrhizobium sp. CCBAU 53421 contains the following coding sequences:
- a CDS encoding glycosyltransferase: protein MTLGPKDRDSEFQLQLAFLREFQRAHNRPLRVLHIGNIANNAYNNALIQRRFGIEADVICYNYYHVMGCPEWEAASFDGNVDNMFPDWWATELGGWRRPDWFVQGPVLDCLAYLRAKNAGDSGAAAFFWTLLQARYWEMLDGIAAAESRVRPPMPAHLADTISIARDFRDFQSSQASRIPQPLDQPAIVLPEAAIEPESALSPISPASSKAVSPNPQIEQSRVLADEYPNPEGPGRLVSTYRSLLAKYVFVHLRREAETGVVAGPSLAVAIWRSQRRSRGLPRFGFEFPADVFTMPDLVTATPAASQSHEYVASRRSRSANPEGPGRLTSIYRALLAKYVFVHLRREAETGVVSGSSLAVAIWRSQRRSRGLPRFGFEFPAEVFTTPDPDAATPVAGESNEHGTLRDLSSASPKGPSYLTSVYRSLLTKYVFVHLRREAKTGVAAWSSLAVAFWRSQRRSRGLPRFGFEFPADAFTTPDPDVAAPVASESNVFTIPNPDTVMPAASSAAADVGSSVVPVEIRPEIIDRPEFRYFEKYGKGEDRNAAQRAALLGDVLRQFTDYPAEALVSVEAFASTVANEFADILEQYDIIQGYSIDGFIPFINGFKNYTCYEHGTLREVPFERSYNGILCSAAYKNAAFSFVTNSDVLPSVQRLKLKRERTVYLPHAFDDEKISTFRAGLKIPKRNSNITTFFSPTRHHWHAAPASMQKGNNLFLRAAAQVAQTDRDFRIILVEWGVDVHRSKDLIQELGIEDMVSWIPSLNKAELRQLYCSSDVVVDQFRIPAIGGVTFEAMALGRRVITNLDETQSAEFFGAVPPCLAADSVETCAARILEVLDDPLDDNRRGDAARLWFEKCHSAQRVVALQLAAYQTICAA from the coding sequence ATGACGTTGGGACCAAAGGATCGCGATAGCGAGTTTCAACTACAGCTTGCCTTTCTGAGGGAGTTCCAGCGCGCCCATAACCGCCCGCTCCGCGTCCTGCATATCGGCAATATCGCCAACAACGCCTACAACAATGCCTTGATTCAGCGCCGCTTCGGAATCGAGGCGGATGTCATTTGCTATAACTACTATCACGTCATGGGTTGCCCCGAGTGGGAGGCCGCAAGCTTCGACGGCAACGTCGACAACATGTTCCCGGATTGGTGGGCCACCGAGTTGGGTGGTTGGCGGCGACCGGACTGGTTTGTGCAAGGCCCCGTTCTCGATTGCCTCGCGTATCTTCGTGCGAAGAACGCCGGCGACAGCGGAGCTGCAGCATTTTTTTGGACGCTGCTGCAGGCGAGATATTGGGAGATGCTTGATGGCATCGCTGCTGCAGAGAGTCGCGTCCGTCCACCGATGCCGGCGCATCTGGCAGACACGATCTCGATTGCGCGCGATTTTCGGGACTTCCAGTCGAGTCAGGCATCCAGAATCCCGCAGCCGCTCGATCAGCCGGCCATCGTCCTGCCAGAGGCGGCCATCGAGCCTGAGTCTGCACTCTCCCCCATTTCGCCGGCCTCGTCGAAGGCAGTCTCACCAAATCCGCAGATCGAGCAAAGCCGGGTTCTCGCCGACGAATATCCGAATCCCGAAGGACCAGGCCGCCTCGTCTCGACCTATCGCTCCTTGCTTGCGAAGTACGTCTTTGTTCATTTGCGGCGTGAGGCGGAAACCGGCGTGGTCGCCGGGCCGAGCTTGGCGGTCGCCATCTGGCGAAGCCAGAGACGCAGCCGTGGCTTGCCACGCTTTGGATTCGAGTTTCCCGCGGATGTCTTCACGATGCCGGATCTCGTCACCGCGACGCCGGCTGCAAGCCAAAGCCATGAGTATGTAGCGTCTCGCCGTTCGCGGTCAGCGAATCCCGAAGGACCTGGCCGCCTCACATCGATCTATCGAGCCTTGCTGGCGAAGTACGTATTTGTTCATCTGCGGCGTGAGGCGGAAACCGGGGTTGTCTCCGGGTCGAGTTTGGCGGTCGCAATTTGGCGAAGTCAGAGGCGCAGCCGCGGCTTGCCGCGCTTCGGCTTCGAATTTCCCGCTGAGGTGTTCACGACGCCGGATCCTGACGCCGCGACGCCGGTTGCAGGCGAAAGCAATGAACATGGGACCCTTCGCGATCTGTCGTCAGCAAGTCCCAAAGGACCAAGCTACCTCACATCGGTCTATCGCTCTTTACTGACGAAATATGTGTTTGTTCATTTGCGGCGTGAGGCGAAAACCGGCGTTGCCGCCTGGTCGAGCTTGGCGGTCGCGTTTTGGCGAAGTCAGCGGCGCAGCCGCGGCTTGCCGCGCTTTGGCTTCGAGTTTCCCGCTGATGCCTTCACGACACCGGACCCCGACGTCGCGGCGCCAGTTGCAAGCGAAAGCAACGTCTTCACGATCCCAAATCCTGACACCGTGATGCCGGCGGCAAGCAGCGCGGCTGCTGACGTCGGATCATCGGTCGTTCCCGTGGAGATCCGCCCGGAGATCATCGATCGCCCGGAGTTTCGCTATTTCGAAAAATACGGCAAGGGGGAGGATCGAAACGCCGCGCAACGTGCGGCACTGCTTGGAGACGTGCTGCGGCAGTTCACGGATTATCCGGCAGAAGCCCTGGTTTCCGTCGAAGCCTTCGCATCCACGGTTGCCAATGAGTTCGCCGACATCTTGGAGCAATACGACATCATTCAGGGTTATTCGATCGACGGGTTCATTCCGTTCATCAACGGATTCAAGAATTACACGTGTTACGAACACGGAACGTTGCGTGAGGTGCCCTTTGAGAGGAGCTACAATGGCATTCTTTGTTCGGCGGCGTACAAGAATGCAGCTTTTTCGTTCGTGACCAATTCGGACGTGCTGCCGTCCGTGCAGCGGCTGAAATTGAAGAGGGAGCGGACCGTTTACCTTCCGCATGCCTTCGACGACGAAAAGATTTCAACCTTTCGGGCAGGGCTCAAGATCCCGAAGCGGAACTCCAACATCACCACGTTCTTTAGCCCGACGCGCCACCACTGGCACGCTGCACCCGCTTCGATGCAGAAGGGCAATAATCTCTTCTTGAGAGCGGCCGCGCAGGTTGCGCAAACGGATCGCGATTTTCGTATCATCCTGGTCGAGTGGGGCGTTGATGTTCACCGAAGCAAGGACCTCATTCAGGAACTCGGAATTGAAGACATGGTTTCGTGGATACCGTCGTTGAACAAGGCGGAGCTGCGCCAGCTGTACTGCTCGAGTGACGTCGTCGTCGATCAGTTCAGGATCCCGGCGATCGGCGGAGTGACCTTTGAGGCAATGGCGCTCGGCCGCCGCGTCATCACAAATCTCGATGAAACCCAATCGGCGGAGTTCTTTGGAGCGGTGCCGCCCTGCCTGGCCGCCGACAGCGTCGAGACGTGCGCGGCCCGGATTCTTGAGGTTCTAGACGATCCGCTGGACGACAATCGCCGCGGCGATGCCGCGCGTCTGTGGTTCGAAAAATGTCATTCCGCGCAACGCGTCGTCGCGCTTCAACTGGCGGCCTATCAGACGATTTGCGCCGCCTAG
- a CDS encoding polysaccharide deacetylase family protein — translation MRSALGLMLASVVAAIVIAGVWFWTSSPRADAAPPQTTAASRPDPLPAAAAKQAARDDVETTAALSKRADATQAAAPAAVPAPAPVPAPVAAAPRCANPDGLGISRTVVVDTTGGPGFGFLQYKQYDFLTDHEVVLTFDDGPWPTTPAVLKALADECTKAVFFPIGLHTTYHPDILRQVAAAGHTIGAHTWSHAHLAGKKITEQQAKDEIEKGFSAVKMALGSNPAPFFRFPALAHTPATTAYLGTRNIAMFSVDVDSNDFKSKSADEVINNVMTKLDKEHKGIILMHDLQKHTAQALPTLLRKLKAGGYKVVWMKAKTQIETLPEYDAMMAKTEKPIATGRPIGNVVQTVAE, via the coding sequence ATGCGTAGTGCGTTGGGCCTGATGCTGGCCAGTGTTGTAGCGGCGATCGTGATCGCCGGCGTGTGGTTCTGGACCTCCTCGCCGCGTGCCGACGCGGCTCCTCCGCAGACAACGGCAGCAAGCCGGCCCGATCCGCTTCCAGCGGCGGCGGCAAAGCAGGCCGCCAGGGACGATGTCGAGACGACCGCGGCGCTGTCGAAGCGCGCCGATGCGACCCAGGCGGCAGCTCCGGCCGCAGTCCCCGCACCGGCGCCGGTGCCGGCTCCCGTCGCGGCCGCGCCCAGATGCGCCAATCCCGATGGGCTCGGCATCAGCCGCACCGTCGTGGTCGACACCACAGGCGGCCCGGGCTTCGGCTTCCTGCAGTACAAGCAATATGACTTCCTGACCGACCATGAGGTCGTGCTGACCTTCGACGACGGTCCGTGGCCGACCACGCCCGCCGTGCTCAAGGCGCTGGCGGACGAGTGCACCAAGGCCGTGTTCTTCCCGATCGGCCTGCACACCACCTATCACCCGGACATCCTGCGCCAGGTCGCCGCCGCCGGCCACACCATCGGCGCCCACACCTGGTCGCACGCACACCTGGCCGGCAAGAAGATCACCGAGCAGCAAGCCAAGGACGAGATCGAGAAGGGCTTCAGCGCGGTGAAGATGGCGCTGGGCAGCAACCCGGCTCCGTTCTTCCGCTTCCCAGCGCTGGCGCACACCCCGGCGACGACAGCCTATCTCGGCACGCGCAACATCGCGATGTTCTCGGTCGACGTCGACTCCAACGACTTCAAATCCAAGAGCGCCGACGAAGTGATCAACAACGTGATGACCAAGCTCGACAAGGAGCACAAGGGCATCATCCTGATGCACGATCTGCAGAAGCACACCGCGCAGGCGCTGCCGACGCTGCTGCGCAAGCTGAAGGCGGGCGGCTACAAGGTGGTCTGGATGAAGGCCAAGACCCAGATCGAGACGCTGCCCGAATACGACGCGATGATGGCAAAGACCGAGAAGCCGATCGCAACGGGCCGGCCGATCGGCAACGTCGTGCAGACGGTCGCCGAGTAA
- a CDS encoding cysteine rich repeat-containing protein produces MTRFLFAVVPLVLLTSAASAQQQGRDACSRDASRFCRAHLSEGDQVVLACLKEHRSRLSKACQQTLTDNGQ; encoded by the coding sequence ATGACCCGATTTCTGTTCGCCGTCGTTCCGCTGGTTCTGTTGACGTCGGCCGCCTCGGCACAGCAGCAGGGGCGTGATGCCTGCTCGCGCGACGCTTCGCGGTTCTGCCGTGCCCATCTCAGCGAGGGCGATCAGGTCGTGCTGGCTTGCCTGAAGGAGCATCGCAGCCGCCTCAGCAAGGCCTGCCAGCAGACGCTCACCGATAACGGGCAGTAA
- a CDS encoding MFS transporter, with translation MTEARDRPDSITAPLRHSIFRRIWLASLLSNLGILIQGVGAAWAMTQMTAEADKVALVQTALMLPVMLISMPAGAIADMHDRRIVALVSLAIALSGATTLTVLAWLNLVTPNILLALCFVVGSGMALFGPAWQSSVSEQVPSETLPAAVALNGISYNIARSFGPAIGGIVVASAGAVAAFAANAVLYLPLLAVLFLWNRVSEPSRLPRERLNRAIVSGVRYITNSPSIRIVLTRTMVTGIIGGSVSALMPLVARDLLHGGAQTYGIMLGAFGMGAVIGALNISEIRSRLSGEAAVRTCALLMGVAIAIVAVSKQPVLTAAALVVAGAVWMLAVALFNIGVQLSAPRWVAGRSLAAFQASIAGGIAIGSWCWGRITDLGGVEMALLISAGLMLASPLLGIWLRMPPVGARNEDATDMLADPEVRLQLTGRSGPLVVEIEYRVAQDNARAFHNVMQDVQLSRQRNGAYGWSIARDIADPELWTERYHCPTWLDFLRQRNRATQIERELHQKAADFHIGAEPIRVRRMLERPFGSVRWKDETPDRAAKEVIPVVATAAGSST, from the coding sequence ATGACCGAAGCGCGTGATCGACCCGACAGTATCACTGCACCGTTGCGGCATTCAATCTTCAGGCGAATCTGGCTCGCCAGCTTGCTCTCCAATCTCGGCATCCTGATCCAGGGCGTCGGCGCTGCCTGGGCGATGACCCAGATGACCGCGGAGGCCGACAAGGTCGCACTGGTACAGACCGCGCTGATGCTGCCGGTGATGCTGATCTCGATGCCGGCCGGCGCCATCGCCGACATGCATGACCGCCGCATCGTGGCGCTGGTCTCGCTCGCGATCGCGCTCTCCGGCGCCACCACGCTGACGGTGCTGGCCTGGCTCAATCTGGTGACGCCGAACATCCTGCTGGCGCTGTGCTTCGTCGTCGGCAGCGGCATGGCGCTGTTCGGTCCGGCCTGGCAATCCTCGGTCAGCGAGCAGGTGCCGTCGGAGACGCTGCCCGCCGCGGTCGCGCTGAACGGCATCAGCTACAACATCGCGCGCAGCTTTGGACCTGCGATCGGCGGCATCGTGGTCGCCTCCGCGGGCGCCGTGGCGGCCTTCGCCGCCAATGCCGTGCTGTATCTGCCGCTGCTGGCCGTGCTGTTCCTGTGGAATCGCGTCAGCGAGCCGTCGCGGCTGCCGCGTGAGCGGCTGAACCGCGCCATCGTCTCCGGCGTGCGCTACATCACCAACTCGCCGTCGATCAGGATCGTGCTGACCCGCACCATGGTGACCGGCATCATCGGCGGCTCGGTCTCGGCGCTGATGCCGCTGGTGGCGCGCGATCTCCTGCATGGCGGCGCGCAGACCTACGGCATCATGCTCGGCGCCTTCGGCATGGGCGCGGTGATCGGCGCGCTCAATATCAGCGAGATCCGCAGCCGGCTCAGCGGCGAGGCCGCGGTGCGAACCTGCGCGCTCCTGATGGGCGTTGCGATCGCAATCGTCGCCGTGAGCAAGCAGCCGGTGCTGACCGCCGCGGCGCTGGTGGTGGCCGGCGCGGTGTGGATGCTTGCGGTCGCGCTGTTCAATATCGGCGTGCAGCTGTCGGCGCCGCGCTGGGTCGCCGGCCGTTCCCTGGCGGCCTTCCAGGCCTCGATCGCCGGCGGCATTGCGATCGGAAGCTGGTGCTGGGGCCGCATCACCGACCTCGGCGGCGTCGAGATGGCGCTGCTGATCTCCGCCGGCCTGATGCTGGCATCGCCGCTGCTCGGCATCTGGCTCCGGATGCCGCCGGTCGGCGCGCGCAACGAGGATGCGACCGATATGCTGGCCGATCCCGAGGTGCGGCTGCAACTGACCGGGCGCAGCGGGCCCTTGGTGGTCGAGATCGAATACCGGGTGGCGCAGGACAATGCCCGCGCCTTCCACAATGTGATGCAGGACGTGCAGCTCAGCCGCCAGCGCAACGGCGCCTATGGCTGGTCGATCGCGCGCGACATCGCCGATCCCGAATTGTGGACCGAGCGCTATCATTGTCCGACCTGGCTCGACTTCCTGCGCCAGCGCAACCGCGCCACCCAGATCGAGCGCGAGCTGCATCAGAAGGCAGCCGACTTCCACATCGGCGCCGAGCCGATCCGCGTGCGCCGGATGCTGGAGCGTCCATTCGGCTCGGTGCGCTGGAAGGACGAGACCCCGGACCGCGCCGCCAAGGAGGTGATCCCGGTGGTCGCGACCGCGGCGGGAAGTAGTACTTAG
- a CDS encoding hydrolase, translating to MALSRRSLLQGAGALSLLAGRFAAPALAQPTPAGDLPPILFVHGNGDHAALWLTTLWRMESNGVPRERMAAINFTDPLARTDDKVEQAGRSSTEDQRRELAEAIKDLKQKSGAARIALVGNSRGGNAIRNTIKNGGSGDVSHAVLCGTPNHGVYAWDDGLGNEFNGRGPFLRGLNDGDSEVTSGTAFLTLRSDGLDKYAQADGRFVGKPGTPTNVTSEGPALKGATNLVLGAVDHRETAYHPRAFREIYKFIAGREPSRIEIVPETAVRLSGLVTGTPGGMPTNRPVSGATVDIYHVSAETGERLSGPLHSSQTGADGRWGPAQVDPSWSLEFVLTSPDAVTTHIYRSPFARSSEIVHLRAARPLLPADAGAGAIVLMSRPRGYFGLPRDIVLFDGKEPADVKSGVPTDAVTTLRLAAADIGRPVAAIFNGERIVARAWPASENRIAVAELTY from the coding sequence ATGGCGCTGTCGCGGCGGAGTTTATTGCAAGGGGCCGGCGCCCTCTCCCTGTTGGCAGGCCGCTTTGCCGCCCCGGCTTTGGCCCAGCCGACACCCGCCGGCGACCTCCCGCCGATCCTGTTCGTGCACGGCAATGGCGACCACGCAGCGCTTTGGTTGACGACGCTCTGGCGGATGGAATCCAACGGCGTGCCGCGCGAGCGCATGGCCGCGATCAATTTCACCGATCCCCTGGCGCGCACGGACGACAAGGTCGAGCAGGCGGGCCGCTCCTCGACCGAGGACCAGCGCCGCGAGCTTGCCGAGGCGATCAAGGACCTAAAGCAGAAGAGTGGCGCCGCACGCATCGCGCTGGTCGGCAATTCGCGCGGCGGCAATGCGATCCGCAACACCATCAAGAACGGTGGCAGCGGCGACGTCAGCCACGCGGTGCTGTGCGGCACGCCGAACCACGGTGTCTATGCCTGGGACGATGGGCTCGGCAACGAGTTCAACGGGCGCGGTCCGTTCCTGCGCGGGCTGAACGACGGCGACAGCGAAGTGACATCAGGCACCGCCTTCCTGACCTTGCGCAGCGATGGCCTCGACAAATATGCCCAGGCCGACGGCCGCTTCGTCGGCAAGCCGGGCACGCCGACCAATGTCACGTCAGAAGGTCCGGCGCTGAAAGGCGCGACCAATCTGGTGCTCGGCGCGGTCGACCATCGCGAGACCGCGTATCATCCGCGCGCCTTTCGCGAGATCTACAAATTCATCGCGGGGCGCGAACCGTCGCGGATCGAGATCGTGCCGGAGACGGCGGTGCGCCTGAGCGGCCTCGTCACGGGCACGCCCGGCGGCATGCCGACCAACCGGCCGGTGTCGGGTGCCACGGTCGACATCTATCATGTGTCGGCGGAAACCGGCGAGCGCCTCAGTGGCCCACTGCACAGCTCGCAGACCGGCGCCGACGGCCGCTGGGGTCCGGCGCAGGTCGATCCATCCTGGTCGCTCGAATTCGTGCTGACCTCGCCCGATGCGGTGACGACGCATATCTATCGTTCGCCCTTTGCACGCTCGTCCGAGATCGTGCATCTGCGCGCGGCGCGGCCGCTGTTGCCGGCCGATGCCGGTGCGGGCGCCATCGTGCTGATGTCGCGGCCGCGCGGCTATTTCGGGCTGCCGCGCGACATCGTGCTGTTCGACGGCAAGGAACCGGCCGATGTCAAATCCGGCGTGCCGACGGATGCGGTGACGACGTTGCGGCTCGCCGCAGCCGATATCGGCCGTCCGGTGGCTGCGATCTTCAACGGGGAGCGCATCGTGGCGCGGGCCTGGCCGGCGTCGGAGAACCGGATTGCGGTCGCCGAGCTGACTTATTAG
- a CDS encoding cytochrome P450 → MSIAEVYDITVTRRPLVPPAPPRAPADMGAFQRMRVMRNSPIETWGQRAYEDDIVHGRFLNHSSFILNTPDAIRHVLVDNYENYTRTPAGLRVLRPMLGEGLLIAEGRAWKHQRRTLAPAFTPRAVTTLVPYMIAAVDETIAKLKAASGGPVDLREVMQRMTLEIAGRTMFSFGMDRHGAALRDFVMEYGDTLARPHMLDLVLPLSWPTPQDFRRARFRKRWTAFVGMLMAERRAAGKDDNAPARDLFDLMGAARDPETGQAFTDAQLGDQVATMILAGHETTATALFWALYLLALDPETQEQLAAEVRSVTTSGALDIERLKFTRAVIDETMRLYPPAFLIARAAGGPDTIAGRPVRKHDVILIAPWLLHRHEKLWRDPNAFVPQRFLTETPPDRFAYLPFGVGARVCIGAHFALVEATLALARIIGAFRVALADKDPVLPIGVVTTQPNRSPVFTIKPR, encoded by the coding sequence ATGAGCATAGCCGAAGTCTACGATATCACGGTCACGCGGCGTCCCCTGGTCCCGCCGGCGCCGCCGCGCGCGCCCGCGGACATGGGCGCGTTCCAGCGGATGCGGGTGATGCGCAACTCGCCGATCGAGACCTGGGGCCAGCGCGCCTATGAAGACGACATCGTCCATGGCCGCTTCCTCAACCACTCGAGCTTCATCCTCAATACGCCGGATGCGATCCGCCACGTGCTGGTCGACAATTACGAGAACTACACCCGCACGCCCGCCGGCCTTCGCGTGCTGCGTCCGATGCTGGGCGAGGGACTGCTGATCGCCGAGGGCCGTGCATGGAAGCATCAGCGCCGGACGCTGGCGCCGGCGTTCACGCCGCGCGCGGTGACGACGCTGGTGCCCTACATGATCGCGGCGGTCGACGAGACCATCGCCAAGCTGAAAGCCGCGAGCGGCGGGCCGGTCGATCTGCGCGAGGTGATGCAGCGCATGACGCTGGAGATCGCCGGCCGCACCATGTTCTCGTTCGGCATGGATCGCCACGGTGCCGCGCTGCGCGATTTCGTGATGGAGTATGGCGACACGCTGGCACGGCCGCATATGCTAGATCTGGTGCTGCCCTTGAGCTGGCCGACCCCGCAGGATTTCCGGCGCGCCCGCTTCCGCAAGCGCTGGACCGCGTTCGTCGGCATGTTGATGGCCGAGCGCCGCGCCGCCGGCAAGGATGACAACGCACCGGCCCGTGACTTGTTCGACCTGATGGGTGCCGCGCGCGATCCTGAAACCGGCCAAGCCTTCACCGACGCCCAGCTCGGCGACCAGGTCGCGACCATGATCCTGGCCGGCCATGAGACGACCGCAACCGCGCTGTTCTGGGCGCTCTATCTGCTGGCGCTCGATCCCGAGACCCAGGAGCAATTGGCAGCAGAAGTCAGGAGCGTGACGACGTCAGGCGCGCTCGACATCGAGCGGTTGAAATTCACCCGCGCGGTGATCGACGAAACCATGCGGCTTTATCCGCCGGCGTTCCTGATCGCGCGTGCGGCAGGCGGTCCCGACACCATCGCGGGCCGTCCGGTCAGGAAGCATGACGTAATCCTGATCGCGCCGTGGCTGTTGCACCGGCATGAAAAGCTGTGGCGCGATCCCAACGCGTTCGTACCACAGCGCTTCTTGACGGAAACGCCGCCCGATCGCTTCGCCTATCTGCCGTTCGGCGTTGGCGCGCGGGTCTGTATCGGCGCGCATTTCGCGCTGGTCGAGGCGACGCTCGCGCTGGCGCGGATCATCGGCGCGTTCCGCGTCGCGCTGGCCGACAAGGATCCGGTGCTTCCGATCGGCGTGGTGACAACCCAGCCGAACCGCTCCCCAGTGTTCACGATCAAGCCGCGCTGA
- a CDS encoding adenylate/guanylate cyclase domain-containing protein, which produces MSDTQAHFAVLRQTTDPAVVDAMQQLIVDGHDRELNRINVLDFSNRTGLDQEKVISGFLHASRLGLFDMSWNVLCPGCGGVLDAHTTLKSLRHDDYNCALCAAGYEASVDELVEVAFTVSPRVRRIAAHDPNTLPIWEYFRQMFWSSGIEFDESSVSTLINEVTLEGLELPPGEKAILSLNLPNQFVIVFEPVTHSAHFFAVEGEPTTERQQFSIAFNKSHAPTGTSTMRPGPLRLALENHADVRVLPSVWIAGDPLHKLLGKRKPILTAKRMLSNQTFRDVFKADNLTVDQRLKITALTFLFTDLKGSTALYERVGDLAAFDLVRAHFHALLEIIASEHGAVVKTIGDAVMATFIRPEHALSAGLRMRAAMKQLNTERGKEDLVVKIGIHEGPCLAVTLNERQDYFGQTVNIAARVQSLSTSQEIHLTQPVMESAEVAGILDRAAIKPIQKEAALRGIADKLVVYEIP; this is translated from the coding sequence ATGAGCGATACGCAAGCCCACTTCGCAGTCCTCAGGCAGACGACCGATCCGGCCGTGGTCGATGCCATGCAGCAGCTGATCGTCGATGGTCATGATCGCGAGCTCAATCGCATCAACGTTCTGGATTTCTCCAACCGTACCGGGCTCGACCAGGAGAAGGTGATCTCCGGCTTCCTGCATGCCTCCCGGCTCGGCCTGTTCGACATGAGCTGGAACGTACTGTGTCCGGGCTGTGGCGGGGTGCTCGACGCCCACACCACGCTGAAGTCGCTGCGCCATGACGACTACAATTGCGCGCTGTGCGCCGCCGGTTACGAGGCTTCCGTCGACGAGTTGGTCGAGGTTGCCTTCACCGTCAGCCCGCGGGTCCGCCGCATCGCCGCGCATGATCCCAATACGCTGCCGATCTGGGAATACTTCCGCCAGATGTTCTGGAGTTCAGGGATCGAGTTTGACGAGAGCTCGGTGTCGACCCTGATCAACGAGGTCACGCTGGAGGGGCTCGAGCTCCCGCCCGGCGAAAAGGCGATCCTGTCGCTCAATCTGCCCAATCAGTTCGTCATCGTGTTCGAGCCGGTGACGCATTCGGCGCACTTCTTTGCTGTCGAAGGCGAGCCGACCACCGAGCGTCAGCAGTTCTCGATCGCATTCAACAAGTCTCATGCGCCGACCGGCACCTCGACGATGCGGCCGGGGCCGCTGCGGCTCGCGCTGGAGAATCACGCCGATGTCCGCGTGCTGCCGTCGGTGTGGATCGCGGGCGATCCGCTGCACAAACTGCTCGGCAAGCGCAAGCCGATCCTCACCGCGAAGCGAATGCTGTCGAACCAGACTTTCCGCGACGTGTTCAAGGCCGACAACCTCACCGTCGACCAGCGGCTCAAGATCACCGCGCTGACCTTCCTGTTCACCGATCTGAAGGGCTCGACCGCGCTCTATGAGCGGGTCGGCGATCTCGCCGCGTTCGATCTGGTGCGCGCGCATTTCCACGCGCTGCTCGAGATCATCGCCTCCGAGCACGGCGCCGTCGTGAAGACGATCGGCGATGCCGTGATGGCGACCTTCATCCGGCCCGAGCATGCATTGTCGGCGGGCCTGCGCATGCGGGCGGCGATGAAGCAACTCAACACCGAGCGCGGCAAGGAGGATCTGGTCGTCAAGATCGGTATCCATGAGGGTCCGTGCCTCGCGGTGACGCTTAACGAACGGCAGGATTATTTCGGCCAGACCGTGAATATCGCAGCTAGGGTGCAGAGCCTGTCGACGTCTCAGGAAATCCATTTGACCCAGCCGGTGATGGAATCGGCCGAGGTCGCCGGCATCCTCGATCGCGCGGCGATCAAGCCGATCCAGAAGGAAGCGGCGCTGCGCGGCATTGCCGACAAGCTCGTGGTGTACGAGATACCGTAG
- a CDS encoding TerB family tellurite resistance protein → MLDGLRQFIADIVSPDAQADRSFDDSDYRLAATALLVHVVSLDGEPTPAEKLKLHSLIESRFQLDPGTADRLIASAMRVEGEAVDLYHFTSVIMRSVNEEGRLRIVEMMWELVYADGQVSEFEDNVVWRAADLLGISSRDRIDLKHRVAEKQAELPKGPWGTVDAAI, encoded by the coding sequence ATGCTCGACGGACTCCGCCAATTCATTGCCGATATCGTCTCCCCCGATGCCCAGGCCGACCGCAGCTTCGACGACAGCGATTATCGTCTGGCGGCGACCGCGCTATTGGTGCATGTCGTCTCGCTCGACGGCGAGCCGACGCCTGCCGAAAAGCTCAAGCTGCACAGCCTGATCGAGAGCCGTTTCCAGCTCGATCCCGGCACCGCCGACAGGCTGATCGCCTCCGCCATGCGCGTCGAGGGCGAGGCGGTCGATCTCTATCACTTTACCAGTGTGATCATGCGCTCGGTGAATGAGGAGGGACGGCTGCGCATCGTGGAGATGATGTGGGAGCTGGTCTATGCCGACGGCCAGGTCAGCGAGTTCGAAGACAATGTGGTCTGGCGTGCTGCCGATCTGCTCGGCATTTCCTCGCGCGACCGCATCGATCTCAAGCACCGGGTCGCCGAGAAGCAGGCCGAGCTGCCAAAGGGCCCCTGGGGCACGGTAGACGCGGCAATCTGA